The window GTTGACGCCGACGAGGGCCGTCTGGACGACGTCGTTCTCCCGAACCTGTGCAAAGTACGGGAAAAAGCCCATGATGAAGACGAACGACGGGCCGAACGCCCCGACGGCGGCCACGAATGCCCCCAGCACGGCCAGCCAGACGAGGCCCCCGGAGGCCTCGAGGATGAATCCGTAGCCGACGAACGCCGTCGTCATCACGACCGGGCCTGGCGAGAGCTGGCCGATGGCGATGCCGTCGACGAACTCCTGGCCGGTGAGCCATCCGAACTCACGAACGACGTAGAGTTCGATGAACGGAATCAACACGAGGCCGCCGCCGTAGATGAACGAACCCGTGTAGACCATGAACGCGAACAGTTTGACCCACTCGTTAGCCCACAGCGTCAGCAGGTACCCCCAGAGGGGACTCGCTTCGATCGCCCGACGAATCGACGGAGTCACCGCCGCAATCAGGTGCTCGCGGAAGACCACCAGTGCGCCGACCGCGGTCGCGACGACGACTCCGATCGACACCCGTGAAACGTTCTCCCGAACCCACCCCGACCGGTAGACGGCGACCGCGACGAACCCGGCGAGGACGAACGCCACGACCGGATTCGGGTTGAACGCCGCGACGACGGCCGTCGCGACGACCAGGATGGCGACGAGCAGGTAATCGATCGTCCACGTCCTCGTGCCGACCGCGAGTTCGTAATCAGCCCGCCCTTCGGCGAAGGCGCTGTGGGCCATGGAGTAACAGGCGCCGACGATGAGGCCGATCACCACGGGGTTGATGCCGTAGAAAACGGCCTCGACGGCGGGAAGGGCCTGGTAGGCGAAGTAGACGTACGAGAAGATCACGACGAGGACGAACGTCGGCACCATGAAGAAGAAGCCGGCGACGACGGCCCCGAGTTTCCCGGCGTACGCCCAGCCCATGAAGATCCCTAGCTGGGTGGAAGCGGGGCCGGGTAGCATGTTGCAGATGGCCAGTCCCTCCATGAACTCCGAGTGGGACGTCCACTCCCGGCTGTCGTCGCCGACGAGGTCGTCTTCCATCATCGCGATGTGCACGAGCGGGCCGCCGAAGCCCACGATGCCGATGAAGAGAAAGTAGCGGGCGATCTCAGTCAGTTTCGATGGGGTTGGCGTGCCGCGGTAGCTGTCGGCGGTTGTGCTTTCGCCTGGGTCTTGGCCCGCATCCGCACCGGCGTTCGCTCCCGTCACATCCACTCAGATTCCGGGAGCGCCTGTAACTGTTGTGTCGATTCGCACTCGAGACGGGTGCTGCTCTCAGTTGCTGATCGATCCGTGGCCTCGATTCGGTACGAGCCAGGGTCTCGAGCGTCTATGGAGTGTGCTCGCGTATGCTCAAAAACAGGTGTTCGTCAGTCCGAACGTCCGGCCCCGTATCGATCCTCCCACAGGCGCAAGTAGACGAACAGCGGGGCGAGCGACGTCGCCGCCTCCGTCGGTCGATACTCGACGCGTGGGGGCACCTCGTCGAAGGTCTCTCGCTCGAGCAGGCCCGCTTCGACGAACTCCGAGAGACGAGCCGAAATCGTACTTGGGGAGGCGGAAACCACGTCCTCGAGTTCCGAAAAACGACTCGCGCCGCCACCGGTCGTCGTCGCTCGCAGGATCGCAAGCGCGTGTCGCCGGCCGAGCAAGTCGAGGATGTCAGTAGCTGTTTCCTCGGTAGCGGCGTCATCGTCGGGTGTTGGCGAGGCGCTCTCGAGCGACTTGGACGGGTTCGACTGGGCATCGAGTGACGATTCGACTGCGTCGACGGCCGCGAGGGCGTCCGTCGCCGGTGCCTCGAGCAGCGTCTCGAGGGCGTCCGTGATCGGTTCTGGATTGCTCATACGCAATCTATGAGTTCCATAGTAATATACTTCACCTTCTGAAGCAAGCGCTCGAGGGGGTTCTCGGATTGGGGGATCACCGGGCGTCCGCTCGAAATCGGCGGCACACCTTATAGGTTGTCAACCCTGTTACAACGCTTCGTCGCTTCCAAAAATGGCCTGCTGAATACAGGGGTATAGTGCAGCACGACGATTTCGATTGTTTCACTCTGAAATGGGTGACCATCCGCTCGCTGCACGTGCTTATCGATCGGGATTCGGTAAGGAAACGACGGGGACAGATGGGTCGGTGACTATCTTCGTCGCAATATCGCCAGCGAGAATTCGTTTAATTCGACTGCCACCTCGAGCGCGGAACGCAATAGCGTCGGCTCCAGCGTCAGTTGCCTCCGAAAACAGCGCGGAAACGATGTCCGTCGAAAAGACGGTCTTCGTATCGACAGCCACAGCGTGACTCAGCTCCGAATCAACTATCGCGAGGAAATCAGCCGCATCTTCTCTGCGCTTTTCGAGTGGGGCTTTGTCAGGCGCCCCTCCAGCTTTTTCGATGATGTGGACAGCAGTCACACGCTCTATCTCGTCGAGATACGGCTCGAGGGCAGCACAGGTCGCTCGAGCATCCGCTTCCGTCACAACCGGGATCAGGATATGCGAAAAATACACCATGTATACTATCGATTCAACAACCTCAAATAAGTATCCTATATTGAAGCAGTTGTATTGTCAGAAATTTACAATTTTAATTCCGGACAATTTATTGCCCCTGGAAGTAACACTCCGGTAATGGCGCTCAGGGATATTGTCGGGCCAAGGTCTCTCGACCAAATTCTGTTCGTTTCACTTCTGTGGGTGGTGATTGTCGTCGGGCTCGGTTACGTGCAAAACGAATCCATCATACGGGTTGAGATCGTCGTCGGAACGGGCATTCTTCTGGTGTGGGTCGTATGGGGCGTTCGGTACCGCCTTGAACAAGTCCGGAAAGAACGATACAAACGATAGCTCTTCTTCCCTGTAATAGTGGCTGTCTCGTTCGAACATTCGCACCTCATACGTAGATGTCAGCGCTTCCCCCTGTACTGAGCGTTAGACCTTCCACGGTGATCACTCATCAGCCCGTGCCACAGACGGGGCTTTCTCTTCAGCACGACTCTTGAGAACAGTCGTTCATTTTGCTGGGTTGCTGAACCGTTCCACCTTGCCGTGTGCCCTGCTCTTTGGTGTATGGTATAGTAGCCGCTGAACGTCGACACACATCCAACTGCAAGACGTGTCCGCGTCTAATGGGTAACTCATTTTAGTCCAGTTCATCGTCTCATCTGCGAATCGGTGGCACAGATCAGTCCGAAACCGCTTCGGAACCCGAGCTACCTGCGTTCGTTATCGGCTCGAACTCGGTCGATCCACACTGACAGCCATCCCGAGCACCGATCGGGATAATTCGCCCACAGGAACTTCTCTCGACAGCGTATATCTCTCCACAGACGGTACACGTCGCCGCGAATTTCGACCGCTCTTTTTCGGCTCCCACTGCGTTCCATAGCACCTTTGGGATGATAAAGAAACAGTGAGATTCCCAAGAGAATCCGCTTTCCCGTTCAATGTACCGTGTGAATTGGTCGAACGACGTCCGGTGTCTCGTCCATCGTCTCGAGTCTGCTGCCTCAAGATTTTGCACCCGTCGCAACCATCACGAAAAACGATACACGTGGCAAAGATTCGTACGGTGGAGAGCTTTTTGCAACGGGCCACACTGTGTAGTGGTATGCAACTGCACAACAGGGAAGTCCGTCAGGACGTCCGCGAGCTCGGGGCGTTACTCGGGGACGTCCTCGAGGAACAGACCTCTCGACGGGCGTTCGAGACCGTCGAATCGTGTCGAACCGCAGCCATCGACTACCGCTCGGGCGACATCGAGTCACGAGAGCCGCTTATTGCGGAACTCGAGGGGTTATCGCCACACCAGCAACGAACCGTCGCCCGCGCATTCACCACCTACTTCGAACTCATCAACCTTGCCGAAGAGCGCGAGCGAGTCCGATCGATTCGACAGGATTCACAGGAGGGTACCCTCGAGGACAGCCTCGAGGCCGCGGCAACCGAACTGTCCGAGATCGACGACGAGACGATCGACCGAGTTCTCGAGGACGTGTTCATCGAACCGACGTTTACTGCCCATCCAACCGAAGCGCGGCGAAAGACGGTTAAGGCGAAACTCCGATCGGTGGCGACCCACCTCGAGACGCTCGACGAGCGCCGACTCACGGACAAAGAGCGCGAGCAGGTCTGGCGGGACGTAGACGCCGAGGTGACGAGCCTCTGGCAAACGCCCCAGGTGCGAAAACGGCAACCCGAGCCCGAAGACGAAGCCAGGAACGTCCAGTGGTACCTCGAGAACACCCTCTTCGACGTCGTCGGCGAGGTGTACGACGAACTCGCGGACGCGCTGGAGAACGAACTCGAGCGAGCGCCGGAGGTTCCCAAACTGTTCGAATTTCGCTCGTGGGCCGGCAGCGACCGCGACGGGAACCCGTACGTGACCCCCGAGGTGACGGCCAACACGCTCGAGCGCCAGCGGGCGGTCGTCATCGACCGGTACCGCGACCAGCTCAAGCGACTGTCTGGGGTCTTGAGCCAGGACGGGAGCCGAATCACGGCCGGCGGTTCGTTCGACGCCTCCCTCGAGGCCGACCGCGAGCGGTTGTCTGGCGTCGCCCGGACTGCCGAGGAACGCTACCCTGGCGAGCCCTACCGCCAGAAGCTCAAGCTCATGCGCGAGCGCCTCGAGCGGGTCGGCGACGTTCGTCCGGGCGGCTACGACGAGGCCGACGAACTGATGGACGATCTGGACGTCATCGCAGCGAGTCTCCGTGACAACGGCGCGGAGACGGTCGTGGAGGCCCACGTGGATCCGTTGCGTCGACAGGTGGCAACCTTCGGCCTCTCGCTGGCCAGCCTCGACCTTCGCGACCACCGACAGAATCACACGGACGCGATCGTCGAAACGCTCGCTCGAGAGGGGATCGACTACACGTCCCTCGACGAGGACGAGCGCGTCGAGTTGCTCACCGACGCCATCCTCCAGGAGGGAACAATCGTCGACCTCGAGCGAACCGACGACCTCTCGGATCACTCGGCTCGCGTCGTCACGCTGTTCGACAGCCTCGCTGGCTGGCAGGCCGAGTACGGTGTGGAAGCGATCGACACCTACTGTATTTCGATGACGAACGAGCCGTCTCACGTCCTCGAGGTACTGTTCCTCGCCGACCAGGCGGGCATCGTTTCCCTGCCCGAACACTGCGGGATCGACATCGTTCCGCTGCTCGAGACCGAGTACGCCCTCTCTGGGGCGCGACGGATCATGGGCACGCTGTTCGAGAACGAGGCCTACGCCCAGGTGCTCGAGGCTCGCGGCCACACCCAGGAGATCATGTTGGGGTACTCCGACTCGAACAAGGAGAACGGCTTCCTGGCGGCGAACTGGTCGTTGTACAAGAACCAGCGGCGACTGGCCCAGATCTGCGACGACTTCGACGTCACGATGCGGTTGTTCCACGGCCGTGGCGGATCGATCTCTCGAGGTGGTGGCCCGATGGGAGCGGCCCTGCTCGCGCTGCCCAGCAGCACCGTCACAGGGCAGGTCAAGTTCACCGAACAGGGGGAGGCCATCGCCGAGAAGTACGGCAATCCTCGTATCGCCGAGCGGAACATCGAGCAGATGCTCAACGCCCAGCTCAGGGCGCGCAAGCAGGCGATCGAACAGCCAGAGGAGTACATCGAAGACGAGTGGATCGAGGCGATGGACGTCATGGCCGACGCGGCCCGCCAGGAGTACCGCGATCTCCTCGAGAGCGACGGGTTCGTCCAGTACTTCGAGCAGGCGACGCCGATCACGGTGATCGAGAATCTCGACCTCGGGTCGCGACCGGCGTCCCGGAGCGGCGAGCGAACGGTCGAGGATCTGCGAGCGATCCCGTGGGTGTTCTCCTGGACGCAATCCCGGTGTATCCTCCCCGGCTGGTACGCCGTTGCGACCGGCCTCGACGCCTATCTCGACGCAGGCGGCGAGATCGACATTCTTCAGGAAATGTACGAGACGTGGCCGTTCTTCCGGACGATCCTCGACAACGCAGCGCTGTCGCTCTCGAGAACCGAACTCGAGATCGCCGAGCAGTACGCTGACCTGGCGACCGACGACCTCCGCGAAACGTACTTCCCGCGGATCACCGCCGAGTACGAGCGGGCCGTCGAACTGGTGCAGACTATCGGCGAGCGCGAGGAACTCCACACCCGCGATTGGCTCGGGGAGAACCTCGAGCGACGAAATCCCTACGTCGACCCGCTCAACTTGCTCCAGACGCATCTCCTCGGTCGAACCCACCTGACCGATGTCGAGGAGCGTACGCTGCGCCTGACGGTGAAAGGAATCGCTGCAGGGATGAAAAATACTGGATGATTGTGTCCTGACAGGTGTCGGAATTCCGGTACTGTTATTTCGGTACCGTTTAAGCTACCGTCATGAACCGGTCAGCGGTTGGACTGGTCGTGATCGTCGTCCTCTGTGTGACGTCACTCGTTATCGCGGCGGGCACGCTCGAGACCGCCGTCCACGCTGACCAATCGCCGACAGGAGCCGATTCGCCACCCATGGACGGTCCCGACGATGACGTTCCCGAAGAAGAAGACGACCCGGATGCGGACGGCACGTTCGACACGTCGAACCTCTGTGTTCCGATTCTCACGTCGCCGTGGGTTCTCGGCTTGCTCGGGCTGGTAATCGTGGCCATTAGTGCGTGGTTGATCCGGTCGTACCGCGTCGTACTGGGCCTCATCCTCGTGATATCCTTCAGCGTGCCGTTGGCTGGTGCATACATGATTCCGGCGACCTGTGAACCGCCCTCGCCGGCGACGATCGACGACGGCGGAACGGGCGAGAACGCTACGGCAAACGAGACGGACGCGGAATTCATCGAGGGTGCACCGCTCGAGCCGACGAATCGACCGACGGTGTCGGTCGCGGCGCTCGGTGTCGTACTCGTCCTGTCGATGGCGGGTGTGCTCGGCTACTATTTCAGATCCCGGCGGTTGCAACAGATCGCGCCGCCCACGGAAGCAGCGTCGACACCAGCCGTCGATCCGGAGGCAGTGAGTCGCCTGGTCGGGGAGGCGGCGGATCGAATCGACGCTGCATCCGACCTCGAGAACGAGGTGTATCGCGCCTGGCGGGAAATGACCGACCACCTCGACGTCGACAGACCGGAGTCGAGCACACCCGGGGAGTTTGCGACGGCAGCAGTCGCGGCCGGCTTCGATGCCGACGACATCGACGAACTCACGTCGATATTCGAGACGGTTCGGTACGGAGACCACTCCGTTACACCGACACAGGAGCAGCGAGCGATCGAGTGTCTCCGTCGGCTCGAGGAGGCCCATTCCTCGTCGACGAGCGAACGGGATGCGACTGGCGACGAGGGGGATGAGCAGGGGACGACTGGCGACGAGGGGGACGAGCAGCGGACGACCGGTGATGAGGTGGAAGATCGATGAACCGACTCGTGGTCGCTGCCCTGATCGCTGCCATCGCGGCGATCGGCCTCGGACTCGCCTCGGTCGCTGGGGTCGGGGTAGTCTTCGTGACCCAGTACGAAGGGCTTGCACTCGCTCTGTTTGCACTCTCGACGTGTCTCGCCGGCGCCCTCAGATGGAAGGCACGACTCGAGACGCCGCCGACACACCACAGGCCACCGATCGTCGAGCGTTCCCAGCCGCTTCCAGCCCCCGGTGACGAACTGGACGGCGACCTCGAGTTGACGATCGGGATCGGGCATCGCGATCGGGATCGACACCGACGAGCGGTGTCCGATCGTCTCGAGTGGCTCGTCATCGCGACCCTTTGTCGAACGTACGGGTGGTCGAAAACCGACGGTCGGCGTGCTCTGGAACGAGGGACGTGGACGGACGATCCCGTCGCCAGCGCGTTCTTCACCGGTGAGAGAGGGTGGCGCTACCGGCTGGCGATGGCAGTCGAACACCGCAGGTTCGTGCTGATCGAACCCGACCTCCGCCTCGAGGCCAGTCACGTCATCGAGGCGCTCGCAACGATCGACGACGTGGAGGCCGAGACACCGTGACGGCTGACCCCCAGTCGTCCGCCTCGAGGACGGATCGGTCTGTATCCGGGCGTGGTGGCGAACCGGTAGACGACTCGGTCGGCGAGGAGCCATCGACGTCTGAAGAGCGACCGTCGACGCCAAACGTACCTGCGTCGGAACCACCGTCAGCGGATCGGTCATCGAACGGAGGAATCGACGTCCACCCGACCGGCCACTGGAAGGGAGTGACTGCAATCGGGCTGCTGTTGAGCGGGATCGCGATCGCCTCGGCGATCCCGACGATCGCAATCGCCCCGCTGCCTGGACTCCTTCTGGGTGCCGCCGTCGGCCTCGGATACGTCGTTTACGGCACCGTTTCGAGCCGACCACAGCCGACCCTCGAGGTCACTCGATCACTCTCGACGAACCGAGCGTCCGTCGGAACGGACGTCGTCGTCACCACGACGATAACCAATACGGGCGAACGGATGCTTCCGGACGTCCGCATCGTCGACGGCGTGCCTGCCGAACTGACCGTCGTCGACGGCTCGCCGAGAGGGGGTGGCCCACTCAGGCCCGGTGAGCACATCACGCTCGAGTACACCGTCACGACCAGACGGGGAACGCACGAGTTCGGGCGGGCCGAAGCGATCCTCCGTGATCTCACTGGAACGACGGAGGTGGTGGCGTCCCTCTCGAGCGACGACGAATCGACGTTGACCGGGACGCCCTCCTTTGTCCCGCTTCCGGGAGCCCCGTTACGATCGCACCTGCGTCGGGAAACGGGACGCCTCGAGTCGGACTCCGGAGGCTCCGGAATCGAGTTTTACGCGACCAGACAGTACCGGCCTGGCGATCCGATGCGGCGAATCGACTGGAATCGGTACGCCCGAACGGGGGCGCTGACGACGCTCGACTTCCGCGAGGAACGATCCGTGACGGTCGTGATCGTCCTCGACCTTCGCGCACCGGCGTACGTGCGCGCCGAGAAGTCGGGGTTACACGCCGTCGATCACGGGATCGACGCCACCGGTCGACTCTTTGCGACCCTGCTCGACGACGGTGAGCGCGTCGGAATTGGGGCGGCGACGCCTCGAGCGGAACTCTGGCTCAAACCGGGGATCGGGAACGATCACCGCTCGCGAGCCGAGTCACTGCTCGCGTCACATCCAGCGCTGTCACCCAGACCACCGGAAACCGCGTTCAGAGTGCAGTACGGGACGAAACAGCTTCGGAAGCGACTGCCTAGCGATGCGCAGGTACTGCTCGTTTCGCCGCTCACCGACGACACGATCGTCACCCTCGCTCGTCGGCTCGAGGTATACGGTAACCCGGTTTCGGTACTGAGTCCGGACGTGACGGCGGCGGACACGCCCGGGCAGATCGTCGGCCAGGCCGAACGAACGGTTCGAATAACCCACCTCCGTCAGTACGGTGTTCCGGTTATCGACTGGGACACCGACCGGTCGCTGGCGGGGGCGATCACGACCGCCGCTCGAGGGGGTGATTCCCGATGAGCGTCTCGCCATCGAATTCGCTCGAATTCGACGCCCGTCCCTCGATCACGGGTGCGGCTGTGGCACTCCTCTTCGGTGCACTAGTGACGCTACTGGCCACGATGGGCTCGATGATCGCAACACCATTCGCATTCGCCGGTCTCCTCTCGATTGGTTACGGCGTGACGGTCGGTTCAACGCGCGCCGTCGATACGGGAACGGCGGGGTTCGTGCCGGCAATCGCCATCGGAACCGCCGGTTCGCTGTCGGATCCTCTGACGGTCAGTGCCGTCGTCTGTCTGTACACCGCATGGGACGTCGCTCACAACGCGATCGGGGTCGGGGAACAACTCGGTCGCTGGACGGAGACGACTCGCCTCGAGCTGATTCACGCAGGTGGGACGCTGGTGGTCGGCGCCCTCACTGCCGGAATCGTACTCCTGTTCTATCAGGTGACGGTCGAGGGGCTTCCGTTCGCGGCCCTCGTGTTCGTGGCTCTCGGAGGGGTGCTGTTGCTCTGGATACTGGATCACTGGGTATGACGCAGAAGGCGGGTGGGTTCGTGCCAATTCGACCTGTCACCGATGTCGCGGACGGCGATCGGCTCAGTCCACCGTTGGCACCGGAACGGACTCGAGGACGGCGTCGACGATCTGTGACTTCTGTACCTCGTTGACCGTCGCATCGGGCGTCAGTACGAGTCGGTGGGCCATCACCGGCTGCGCGACGCGTTTGATGTCGTCAGGTGTGACGTAGCTCCGGCCCGTGATCGTCGCGTAGGCCCGGGCCGCTTCGAACAGTCGCTGGGTGCCGCGGGGTGAGACCCCGACCTCGACGCGGCCGTCGGAACGGGTCGCACGTGCCAGCGCGACGACGTAGTCGATGAGGTCGTCGTCGACGGTCACCGTCTCGGGCACTTGCCTGAGGGCGGTCACGTGTTCGGGTTCGAACACCGTCTCGACGCTAGGGCTCATCTCGTCGCGACTCGCCCGGCGCTGCAAGAGTTCGACCTCGCCGGCTTCGTCGGGGTAGCCCATCGACGTCTTCACGAGGAAGCGGTCGACCTGTGCTTCCGGCAGGGGGAAGGTGCCTTCCTGTTCGACGGGGTTCTGGGTTGCGATGACGAAAAACGGCTGTGGGAGCTGTCTAGTTTCGCCGTCGGTCGTCACCTGGCCTTCCTCCATCGCCTCGAGCAGCGCGGCCTGGGTTTTCGGCGGCGCGCGGTTGATCTCGTCGGCGAGGACGATGTTGGCGAAGATGGGGCCCTCGTTGAACTCGAACTCGCGATCCTGTTCGTTGAAGACGTGGGTGCCCGTGACGTCGGTCGGCAGCAGGTCGGGGGTAAACTGGATCCGAGAGAACGAGAGGCCCAAAACGTCCGCAACGCTGCGCGCGGTGAGGGTCTTGCCCGTCCCTGGAACGTCCTCGAGGAGAACGTGCCCGCGGCCGACGACACCGAGTAAGACAGTTTCGAGAAAGTCCCGTTCGCAGATGACAGCGCTGCTGATTTCGTCGAGGACGGCTGCACACTCCTCGCTCGCTTGAGTAACGTCCATGGCCGGTGACTCGAGTGCGTCACCCATATCTCTTGTGTTCGTGTCACGTTCGTGTAGTGTCGATAGCGAACGGGTGGTCAACGGGAAGGACGTGGCGGCCTCTCAGAGGGGGAGGAAATCGAAACGGCTAAAATCAACACCCGGGTATGTACGAGTGAGCCGAGATAGCCTAGCCCGGCCAAGGCGGCAGATTCGAAATCTGCTGTCCCCACGGACACGGGAGTTCAAATCTCCCTCTCGGCGTTTTCA of the Natronosalvus vescus genome contains:
- the chrA gene encoding chromate efflux transporter → MTGANAGADAGQDPGESTTADSYRGTPTPSKLTEIARYFLFIGIVGFGGPLVHIAMMEDDLVGDDSREWTSHSEFMEGLAICNMLPGPASTQLGIFMGWAYAGKLGAVVAGFFFMVPTFVLVVIFSYVYFAYQALPAVEAVFYGINPVVIGLIVGACYSMAHSAFAEGRADYELAVGTRTWTIDYLLVAILVVATAVVAAFNPNPVVAFVLAGFVAVAVYRSGWVRENVSRVSIGVVVATAVGALVVFREHLIAAVTPSIRRAIEASPLWGYLLTLWANEWVKLFAFMVYTGSFIYGGGLVLIPFIELYVVREFGWLTGQEFVDGIAIGQLSPGPVVMTTAFVGYGFILEASGGLVWLAVLGAFVAAVGAFGPSFVFIMGFFPYFAQVRENDVVQTALVGVNAAVVGAILGATVTLALEAFVIEGVVDPIPIALAIGSCLLFVRGLHAAWIILGGALVGVPLYFLDVLSILPR
- a CDS encoding winged helix-turn-helix transcriptional regulator, translating into MSNPEPITDALETLLEAPATDALAAVDAVESSLDAQSNPSKSLESASPTPDDDAATEETATDILDLLGRRHALAILRATTTGGGASRFSELEDVVSASPSTISARLSEFVEAGLLERETFDEVPPRVEYRPTEAATSLAPLFVYLRLWEDRYGAGRSD
- a CDS encoding universal stress protein; the protein is MVYFSHILIPVVTEADARATCAALEPYLDEIERVTAVHIIEKAGGAPDKAPLEKRREDAADFLAIVDSELSHAVAVDTKTVFSTDIVSALFSEATDAGADAIAFRARGGSRIKRILAGDIATKIVTDPSVPVVSLPNPDR
- the ppc gene encoding phosphoenolpyruvate carboxylase — encoded protein: MQLHNREVRQDVRELGALLGDVLEEQTSRRAFETVESCRTAAIDYRSGDIESREPLIAELEGLSPHQQRTVARAFTTYFELINLAEERERVRSIRQDSQEGTLEDSLEAAATELSEIDDETIDRVLEDVFIEPTFTAHPTEARRKTVKAKLRSVATHLETLDERRLTDKEREQVWRDVDAEVTSLWQTPQVRKRQPEPEDEARNVQWYLENTLFDVVGEVYDELADALENELERAPEVPKLFEFRSWAGSDRDGNPYVTPEVTANTLERQRAVVIDRYRDQLKRLSGVLSQDGSRITAGGSFDASLEADRERLSGVARTAEERYPGEPYRQKLKLMRERLERVGDVRPGGYDEADELMDDLDVIAASLRDNGAETVVEAHVDPLRRQVATFGLSLASLDLRDHRQNHTDAIVETLAREGIDYTSLDEDERVELLTDAILQEGTIVDLERTDDLSDHSARVVTLFDSLAGWQAEYGVEAIDTYCISMTNEPSHVLEVLFLADQAGIVSLPEHCGIDIVPLLETEYALSGARRIMGTLFENEAYAQVLEARGHTQEIMLGYSDSNKENGFLAANWSLYKNQRRLAQICDDFDVTMRLFHGRGGSISRGGGPMGAALLALPSSTVTGQVKFTEQGEAIAEKYGNPRIAERNIEQMLNAQLRARKQAIEQPEEYIEDEWIEAMDVMADAARQEYRDLLESDGFVQYFEQATPITVIENLDLGSRPASRSGERTVEDLRAIPWVFSWTQSRCILPGWYAVATGLDAYLDAGGEIDILQEMYETWPFFRTILDNAALSLSRTELEIAEQYADLATDDLRETYFPRITAEYERAVELVQTIGEREELHTRDWLGENLERRNPYVDPLNLLQTHLLGRTHLTDVEERTLRLTVKGIAAGMKNTG
- a CDS encoding DUF4129 domain-containing protein, yielding MNRSAVGLVVIVVLCVTSLVIAAGTLETAVHADQSPTGADSPPMDGPDDDVPEEEDDPDADGTFDTSNLCVPILTSPWVLGLLGLVIVAISAWLIRSYRVVLGLILVISFSVPLAGAYMIPATCEPPSPATIDDGGTGENATANETDAEFIEGAPLEPTNRPTVSVAALGVVLVLSMAGVLGYYFRSRRLQQIAPPTEAASTPAVDPEAVSRLVGEAADRIDAASDLENEVYRAWREMTDHLDVDRPESSTPGEFATAAVAAGFDADDIDELTSIFETVRYGDHSVTPTQEQRAIECLRRLEEAHSSSTSERDATGDEGDEQGTTGDEGDEQRTTGDEVEDR
- a CDS encoding DUF7269 family protein, yielding MNRLVVAALIAAIAAIGLGLASVAGVGVVFVTQYEGLALALFALSTCLAGALRWKARLETPPTHHRPPIVERSQPLPAPGDELDGDLELTIGIGHRDRDRHRRAVSDRLEWLVIATLCRTYGWSKTDGRRALERGTWTDDPVASAFFTGERGWRYRLAMAVEHRRFVLIEPDLRLEASHVIEALATIDDVEAETP
- a CDS encoding DUF58 domain-containing protein, with the protein product MTADPQSSASRTDRSVSGRGGEPVDDSVGEEPSTSEERPSTPNVPASEPPSADRSSNGGIDVHPTGHWKGVTAIGLLLSGIAIASAIPTIAIAPLPGLLLGAAVGLGYVVYGTVSSRPQPTLEVTRSLSTNRASVGTDVVVTTTITNTGERMLPDVRIVDGVPAELTVVDGSPRGGGPLRPGEHITLEYTVTTRRGTHEFGRAEAILRDLTGTTEVVASLSSDDESTLTGTPSFVPLPGAPLRSHLRRETGRLESDSGGSGIEFYATRQYRPGDPMRRIDWNRYARTGALTTLDFREERSVTVVIVLDLRAPAYVRAEKSGLHAVDHGIDATGRLFATLLDDGERVGIGAATPRAELWLKPGIGNDHRSRAESLLASHPALSPRPPETAFRVQYGTKQLRKRLPSDAQVLLVSPLTDDTIVTLARRLEVYGNPVSVLSPDVTAADTPGQIVGQAERTVRITHLRQYGVPVIDWDTDRSLAGAITTAARGGDSR
- a CDS encoding DUF7519 family protein, translating into MSVSPSNSLEFDARPSITGAAVALLFGALVTLLATMGSMIATPFAFAGLLSIGYGVTVGSTRAVDTGTAGFVPAIAIGTAGSLSDPLTVSAVVCLYTAWDVAHNAIGVGEQLGRWTETTRLELIHAGGTLVVGALTAGIVLLFYQVTVEGLPFAALVFVALGGVLLLWILDHWV
- a CDS encoding AAA family ATPase; the protein is MDVTQASEECAAVLDEISSAVICERDFLETVLLGVVGRGHVLLEDVPGTGKTLTARSVADVLGLSFSRIQFTPDLLPTDVTGTHVFNEQDREFEFNEGPIFANIVLADEINRAPPKTQAALLEAMEEGQVTTDGETRQLPQPFFVIATQNPVEQEGTFPLPEAQVDRFLVKTSMGYPDEAGEVELLQRRASRDEMSPSVETVFEPEHVTALRQVPETVTVDDDLIDYVVALARATRSDGRVEVGVSPRGTQRLFEAARAYATITGRSYVTPDDIKRVAQPVMAHRLVLTPDATVNEVQKSQIVDAVLESVPVPTVD